A single region of the Nitrosomonas sp. Is79A3 genome encodes:
- a CDS encoding class I SAM-dependent RNA methyltransferase — protein sequence MKFNGTVTHLSQKGLGVVKNDQNNMSYFVYGTWPGDIGEFEVIDKPLNNKKFAYAKLITLTHSSAQRQTPICLHVGLEENSCTGCPWMIADYTSQLEQKRNRFVYAMKRAGFDTTQLNIGPIQPAPNLYGYRNRCQVKTDGEKLGFVSDNSYQIAPINDCIVLNERCRSLIKTTLQQLPNSAWQADSDHNWQFIDLDDDMQVDEIRINQRRPFKQGNTAQNERMQAWLREKLAHNPHLGKVVELFCGSGNFTEIIAESNCTSIIAYESEHGAIQALKARNLAKVTTQSADLFKPSIWSNIRKNVFDAETLVLDPPRAGLKKYHGFFASFAALRTIYYISCNPETFARDAWFFNQNGWSIKDIQLVDLFPHTPHIEALAEFRRG from the coding sequence ATGAAATTTAATGGCACGGTTACACATTTATCACAAAAAGGCCTGGGTGTTGTCAAGAACGATCAAAATAACATGTCTTATTTTGTTTATGGCACGTGGCCGGGCGATATCGGTGAGTTTGAAGTCATCGATAAGCCACTCAACAACAAGAAATTTGCTTATGCCAAATTGATTACGCTCACGCACTCATCCGCACAAAGACAAACGCCCATATGCCTCCATGTTGGCTTGGAAGAAAATTCCTGCACCGGTTGCCCCTGGATGATTGCCGATTATACAAGCCAACTTGAGCAAAAACGGAATCGCTTTGTGTATGCCATGAAAAGAGCTGGGTTTGACACTACTCAATTAAATATCGGCCCCATTCAACCAGCTCCGAATTTGTACGGCTATCGCAATCGCTGTCAGGTGAAAACAGACGGTGAGAAACTTGGTTTTGTATCGGATAACTCTTATCAGATTGCGCCGATCAATGATTGTATTGTCCTCAATGAGCGCTGCCGGAGTCTTATAAAAACAACCCTTCAGCAACTACCCAATAGCGCATGGCAAGCGGATTCTGATCACAACTGGCAATTTATTGATCTGGATGATGACATGCAAGTCGATGAAATTCGCATCAATCAGAGACGCCCCTTCAAACAAGGCAACACGGCACAAAACGAGCGAATGCAAGCCTGGTTGCGGGAGAAACTCGCACATAATCCGCATTTGGGCAAAGTAGTGGAATTATTCTGTGGTTCAGGAAATTTCACGGAAATCATTGCTGAATCGAATTGCACATCTATCATTGCTTATGAATCCGAGCACGGTGCGATCCAGGCACTCAAAGCGAGGAATCTCGCCAAAGTAACTACCCAGAGCGCCGATCTTTTCAAACCTTCTATCTGGAGCAATATTAGAAAAAATGTCTTTGATGCAGAAACCTTGGTACTCGATCCGCCCCGTGCCGGCTTAAAAAAATACCACGGTTTTTTCGCAAGCTTCGCCGCATTAAGAACAATTTATTATATCTCCTGCAACCCGGAAACCTTCGCCCGTGATGCCTGGTTTTTTAATCAGAATGGTTGGTCAATCAAAGATATTCAACTGGTTGACTTGTTTCCCCACACTCCACATATTGAAGCTTTGGCAGAATTCAGAAGGGGATAG
- the ccmA gene encoding cytochrome c biogenesis heme-transporting ATPase CcmA, with protein MLQGISLACVRGDRELFKDINFSLEAGGLMQVRGPNGSGKTSLLRMLCGLSNPAAGEILWSGTSIRNLNGDYFATMTYIGHLSGTKDDLTVIENLRISSALAGFEINDTQASEALGYMGLGGREVLPVKVLSQGQRRRVALARLLVCKTSLWILDEPLVALDVLAVKLIQELLERHLKQGGMVVMTTHQEIDLTATSTTQLHLA; from the coding sequence ATGTTGCAAGGAATTAGTCTCGCATGTGTTCGTGGTGATCGCGAGCTTTTTAAGGATATCAATTTTTCTCTTGAGGCCGGCGGTTTAATGCAAGTGCGCGGTCCCAATGGAAGTGGCAAAACCAGCTTGTTACGCATGCTATGTGGATTGTCAAATCCTGCCGCTGGTGAAATTCTTTGGAGTGGCACGTCAATTCGTAACTTAAATGGCGATTACTTTGCAACAATGACCTATATTGGTCATTTGAGTGGTACAAAAGATGATTTGACAGTCATTGAGAATCTACGCATTTCAAGCGCGCTAGCAGGTTTTGAAATCAACGATACCCAGGCAAGTGAAGCACTTGGCTATATGGGGTTGGGCGGAAGAGAGGTGTTGCCTGTCAAAGTATTATCACAAGGCCAACGGCGTCGTGTTGCGTTGGCTCGTTTGCTTGTATGTAAAACTTCGCTATGGATTCTGGATGAACCTTTAGTTGCATTGGATGTGCTGGCAGTTAAATTGATTCAGGAGTTACTGGAGCGACATTTGAAGCAAGGCGGTATGGTGGTAATGACGACCCACCAAGAAATTGATTTAACCGCAACATCAACAACGCAGTTGCACTTGGCCTGA
- the ccmB gene encoding heme exporter protein CcmB, with protein sequence MFMWIIKRDLLLAMRRQSDVLTTLFFFIIVVSLFPLSVGPEMNMLRTMAPGVVWVAALLASMLSLGRMFSNDYLDGTLEQMLLSPQSLSLLVLGKALAHWLVTGVPLVLMAPVLGIQYDLPVEALFVLTTALLLGTPVLSLIGAIGAALTLGLRGGGVLVSLLVLPLYIPVLIFGAGAVEANMAGVGFDAHLSLIGAFLLVSLVFAPWAAASSLRVSLE encoded by the coding sequence ATGTTTATGTGGATAATTAAACGTGATTTATTACTGGCTATGCGACGTCAATCAGATGTTTTAACGACTCTATTTTTTTTTATTATTGTAGTCAGTCTGTTTCCATTAAGTGTTGGGCCGGAAATGAATATGCTGCGCACGATGGCGCCTGGTGTAGTATGGGTCGCTGCTTTACTGGCTTCAATGTTATCTCTCGGCAGAATGTTTTCGAATGATTATCTTGATGGCACATTAGAGCAAATGTTGTTGTCACCGCAATCGCTATCACTTTTGGTACTTGGAAAAGCTTTGGCGCATTGGCTGGTAACCGGAGTGCCGCTGGTATTGATGGCGCCTGTATTGGGTATTCAATATGACTTGCCGGTTGAGGCGCTGTTTGTTTTAACTACCGCTCTGTTGCTGGGTACTCCGGTTTTAAGCTTAATTGGAGCTATCGGTGCAGCATTGACCCTAGGATTGCGGGGAGGCGGTGTATTGGTTTCTTTATTAGTCTTGCCTCTCTATATTCCTGTACTGATTTTTGGTGCCGGTGCTGTTGAGGCGAATATGGCTGGAGTTGGTTTTGATGCACATTTGTCATTAATCGGTGCATTTCTTTTAGTATCGCTTGTTTTCGCGCCATGGGCTGCCGCTTCTTCCTTACGCGTTTCATTGGAATAG
- the ccmC gene encoding heme ABC transporter permease CcmC, whose amino-acid sequence MAINWFKYSSPASFYSLAGKMIPIFVFVALILLAAGLYVGFFVAPTDFQQGEAYRIIFIHVPAAWMSMFLYVVMAFWAGIGLAFNTRLSSMLATAIAPTGAMFTFIALWTGALWGKPMWGTWWVWDARLTSELILFFLYIGFMSLQAAIDDPRRADKAGAIIALVGVVNIPIIYFSVQWWNTLHQGASVSVNQAPAMASTMLMGMLIMVLASWMYSIAVILKRTRIIILERESHTAWVAELQKKGAM is encoded by the coding sequence ATGGCTATTAATTGGTTCAAATATTCTTCTCCTGCTAGTTTCTATTCACTGGCGGGGAAAATGATTCCAATATTCGTTTTTGTTGCGCTCATATTACTGGCAGCAGGGCTTTATGTTGGTTTTTTTGTTGCACCCACTGATTTTCAGCAAGGGGAAGCTTACCGGATTATTTTTATTCATGTGCCTGCAGCATGGATGTCGATGTTTCTCTATGTTGTAATGGCATTCTGGGCAGGTATTGGCTTGGCTTTTAATACACGGCTTTCCTCCATGCTTGCAACAGCAATTGCACCCACAGGCGCGATGTTTACCTTTATTGCATTATGGACAGGAGCGCTATGGGGAAAGCCAATGTGGGGAACATGGTGGGTATGGGATGCAAGATTAACGTCTGAGTTAATTCTATTTTTTCTTTATATCGGTTTTATGTCCCTGCAAGCAGCCATTGATGATCCGCGCCGTGCAGATAAGGCTGGAGCAATTATCGCTTTGGTAGGCGTGGTCAATATCCCAATAATCTATTTTTCAGTGCAATGGTGGAATACCTTGCATCAAGGTGCATCGGTAAGCGTTAATCAAGCACCTGCAATGGCGAGTACAATGTTGATGGGTATGCTTATTATGGTACTGGCAAGCTGGATGTATTCCATTGCTGTAATATTAAAACGCACACGTATCATTATTCTTGAGCGTGAAAGCCATACAGCATGGGTGGCAGAGTTACAAAAGAAGGGAGCTATGTGA
- the ccmD gene encoding heme exporter protein CcmD, with protein MGGYGLYVWGSYAVTFICILGEIFLISNRRRTLERQYGLINGLNKKEIKNETTS; from the coding sequence ATGGGCGGGTACGGACTCTATGTTTGGGGTTCATACGCTGTGACTTTCATTTGTATACTTGGTGAAATTTTTCTAATTTCAAACCGCCGCCGAACTTTAGAGAGACAGTACGGTCTCATTAACGGCTTAAATAAAAAAGAGATAAAAAATGAAACCACGTCATAA
- the ccmE gene encoding cytochrome c maturation protein CcmE, whose translation MKPRHKKLVIITAGVAALGVASVLVLNAFQSNLVFFFSPSQVVAKEAPIGKSFRIGGLVEEGSVKREDHSTTVRFAVTDTAQTIPVVYTGILPDLFREGKGVVAQGKISADGIFMADEVLAKHDENYMPPEAAEALEQAGKAQKASLAQ comes from the coding sequence ATGAAACCACGTCATAAAAAACTTGTAATTATTACTGCAGGAGTTGCTGCATTAGGCGTCGCTTCTGTTTTAGTACTAAATGCCTTCCAAAGCAATCTGGTTTTTTTCTTTAGTCCATCACAAGTCGTTGCAAAGGAAGCGCCTATTGGAAAAAGCTTTCGAATTGGTGGATTAGTAGAAGAGGGTAGCGTTAAGCGTGAAGACCATAGTACAACAGTACGCTTCGCGGTGACTGATACTGCTCAGACAATTCCCGTAGTATATACAGGTATCCTTCCTGATTTGTTTAGAGAAGGCAAGGGTGTTGTCGCGCAGGGAAAAATATCTGCCGATGGTATTTTTATGGCAGATGAAGTACTTGCTAAGCACGATGAAAATTATATGCCGCCCGAAGCAGCAGAAGCCTTAGAGCAGGCGGGTAAAGCCCAGAAAGCCTCTTTAGCACAATAA
- a CDS encoding heme lyase CcmF/NrfE family subunit: MIPEIGNFSLILALLLALIQGTLPIIGAARGIPSWIALARPVVQGQFVFVLIAFLCLGYSFVSSDFSVMNVAKNSNSELPFHFRLAATWGSHEGSLLLWVLMLAGWSVAVSVFSKQLPDDIVARVIGVLGLVSVGFLLFMLFTSNPFDRLLPAALEGSDLNPLLQDAGMVIHPPMLYMGYVGFSVAFAFAIAALLSGRLDATWARWSRPWTIVAWVFLTIGIMLGSWWAYYELGWGGWWFWDPVENASFMPWLVGTALVHSLAVTEKRGSFKSWTVLLAISTFALSLLGTFLVRSGVLTSVHAFATDPARGVFILAFLVIVISSSLLLFAWRAPKVGLGGKFDMLSRESLLLANNLLLLVAASSVLLGTLYPLIIDALGLGKLSVGPPFFEAVFVPVMTPAIFLIGVGPISRWKQMSLPTLAIRLRWAFAVSVVSALIAPYFMGEWKPMVSFGLLLAFWIIVCAFVNIKHRINNSGQGSLFSRLIKQSRSYYGMHCAHLGVAVFIIGVTLVNSYETEKDVRMDIGSKVTVGGYTFQFNGVSDVVGPNYKAVRGDIAVIQDEKVIREMHPEKRTYNASGMAMTEAAIDTGLFRDLYVALGEPLANNAWVVRAYHKPFVDWIWFGCLLMAIGGILSVTDRRYRLKITKTSPVIAKNTEVERLQEEIPITTASTASNTVLAAETRKA; the protein is encoded by the coding sequence ATGATTCCAGAAATTGGTAACTTTTCCCTAATACTTGCACTACTTTTAGCCTTAATCCAAGGAACACTACCTATTATTGGTGCAGCACGCGGTATCCCGTCATGGATAGCACTCGCCAGGCCGGTAGTGCAGGGACAATTTGTGTTTGTTTTAATAGCATTTCTATGTTTGGGGTATTCGTTTGTCAGTAGTGATTTCTCAGTAATGAATGTGGCAAAGAACTCAAATTCGGAATTGCCATTTCATTTCCGGCTGGCTGCTACATGGGGTTCCCATGAAGGATCTTTATTGCTATGGGTATTAATGCTCGCAGGTTGGTCGGTTGCGGTCAGTGTCTTTAGCAAACAGCTGCCGGATGATATCGTAGCGCGAGTTATTGGTGTATTGGGATTAGTAAGTGTAGGTTTCTTGTTATTCATGTTGTTTACTTCAAACCCATTTGATCGCCTATTACCAGCAGCATTAGAGGGCAGTGATTTAAATCCGTTGTTGCAAGATGCTGGTATGGTGATACATCCACCTATGCTCTATATGGGGTATGTGGGGTTTTCAGTTGCTTTTGCTTTCGCCATTGCAGCCTTGTTAAGTGGAAGATTGGATGCGACTTGGGCCCGGTGGTCGCGTCCTTGGACGATAGTTGCGTGGGTATTTTTGACGATAGGAATTATGCTGGGTAGTTGGTGGGCATATTATGAGCTGGGCTGGGGTGGCTGGTGGTTTTGGGATCCTGTAGAGAATGCATCATTTATGCCTTGGCTGGTGGGTACGGCACTGGTTCATTCTTTAGCAGTCACTGAGAAGCGTGGCAGCTTCAAAAGCTGGACAGTTTTACTAGCAATCTCCACATTTGCCTTAAGCTTGCTGGGAACATTCCTGGTGCGATCGGGCGTGCTAACTTCCGTGCATGCTTTTGCGACGGATCCTGCGCGTGGCGTATTTATCCTTGCATTCTTGGTCATCGTCATCAGTTCCTCGTTATTATTGTTTGCATGGCGCGCACCTAAAGTTGGTTTGGGTGGCAAGTTTGATATGTTGTCACGTGAATCATTGTTACTGGCTAATAATCTATTATTATTGGTAGCAGCAAGCAGTGTTTTACTCGGAACTCTGTACCCTTTGATTATCGATGCACTCGGTCTTGGCAAACTATCGGTTGGCCCGCCTTTTTTTGAAGCTGTGTTCGTACCGGTTATGACACCCGCTATTTTTCTGATTGGTGTTGGTCCTATTTCGCGTTGGAAACAAATGAGTTTGCCGACTTTAGCAATCCGTTTGCGTTGGGCTTTTGCTGTCAGCGTGGTTTCTGCCTTGATTGCACCGTATTTTATGGGTGAATGGAAACCAATGGTGAGCTTTGGCTTATTGTTAGCTTTCTGGATCATAGTTTGTGCTTTTGTTAATATAAAACATCGAATTAATAATAGTGGGCAAGGTAGTTTATTTTCACGGCTAATTAAACAATCCAGAAGTTATTATGGAATGCACTGCGCACATTTAGGTGTGGCCGTATTTATTATCGGTGTAACCCTGGTAAATAGTTACGAAACTGAAAAAGATGTGCGGATGGATATAGGTAGTAAAGTGACGGTTGGAGGGTATACATTCCAATTTAACGGCGTGAGCGATGTCGTTGGTCCTAACTACAAAGCAGTACGTGGCGACATTGCTGTCATTCAAGATGAAAAGGTTATTCGGGAAATGCATCCTGAGAAGCGGACTTACAATGCGTCAGGTATGGCAATGACTGAAGCGGCCATAGATACTGGCTTATTCCGTGATCTTTATGTTGCACTGGGTGAGCCTTTGGCCAATAATGCCTGGGTAGTGCGTGCTTATCACAAACCGTTTGTAGACTGGATCTGGTTTGGATGTTTGCTGATGGCAATCGGCGGCATCTTATCTGTAACTGATCGCCGCTATCGCTTAAAGATAACCAAAACGAGCCCTGTTATTGCAAAGAATACAGAAGTAGAGCGTTTACAAGAAGAAATTCCTATAACAACTGCTTCGACAGCGAGTAATACTGTATTGGCAGCGGAGACAAGAAAAGCATGA
- a CDS encoding DsbE family thiol:disulfide interchange protein, which yields MMRYLIPLFAFIVLAAFLLVGLTLNPRQVPSPLIDKPAPMFQLNHLHKPDRLMSSNDNLGKVWLLNVWASWCVACRDEHPLLVQLANSGIVPIYGLNYKDERTTALQWLKRYGDPYTISIVDPDGKVGIDYGVYGVPETYVIDKKGIIRHKQIGPVTVDSLQKTIIPLIIELQKQA from the coding sequence ATGATGCGATATTTGATCCCATTATTTGCTTTTATAGTGCTTGCAGCATTCTTGCTTGTTGGCTTGACATTAAATCCACGGCAAGTTCCATCACCACTTATTGATAAGCCAGCACCAATGTTTCAGCTTAACCATTTGCATAAACCGGATAGACTGATGTCATCTAATGACAATCTTGGTAAAGTCTGGTTGCTGAATGTATGGGCATCATGGTGTGTGGCTTGTCGTGACGAGCACCCCCTGTTAGTTCAATTGGCTAATTCTGGGATTGTTCCAATATATGGTCTAAATTACAAAGATGAGCGCACTACGGCGTTGCAATGGCTGAAACGCTATGGCGACCCATATACGATTAGTATCGTTGACCCTGATGGAAAAGTCGGGATTGATTATGGTGTTTATGGTGTTCCTGAAACTTATGTGATTGATAAAAAAGGTATTATAAGACATAAACAAATTGGTCCAGTAACAGTAGATTCATTACAAAAGACGATCATTCCCCTCATAATTGAGTTACAGAAGCAAGCCTAG
- a CDS encoding cytochrome c-type biogenesis protein, with product MLKNHNLYSSVVSRHFNSIKGLVIIFFLFLIVPSVGWSKEAVPVAEDPVVEKRMLALTMDLRCLVCQNESIADSRADFSNDIRREIREQIKANKTDEEIVQFLVDRYGDFVLYNPPMKPTTIFLWFGTVILFIIGLGSLIIYLRRRRAQIEDVSLSEVQLERAEDLLNENKKGKNV from the coding sequence ATGCTTAAAAATCATAATTTGTATAGCTCTGTCGTATCACGGCATTTTAATAGTATAAAAGGATTGGTTATTATTTTCTTTTTATTTCTTATTGTTCCATCAGTTGGCTGGTCAAAAGAAGCTGTCCCGGTAGCAGAGGATCCGGTAGTCGAAAAGAGAATGCTGGCGTTAACAATGGATTTACGCTGTCTGGTTTGTCAGAATGAATCAATCGCCGATTCTCGTGCTGATTTTTCTAATGACATAAGACGCGAAATTCGTGAACAAATTAAGGCAAATAAGACTGATGAGGAGATTGTTCAGTTTTTAGTTGATCGATATGGAGATTTTGTTCTTTATAATCCACCAATGAAACCCACAACAATATTTTTATGGTTTGGTACTGTCATTTTATTCATAATTGGATTGGGATCATTGATAATTTATCTGAGACGTCGCCGTGCACAAATAGAAGATGTATCACTCTCTGAAGTACAACTTGAGAGAGCTGAAGATTTGCTAAATGAAAATAAAAAAGGTAAGAACGTATGA